In Nocardioides sp. JQ2195, a genomic segment contains:
- a CDS encoding glycosyltransferase family 4 protein translates to MRVALLSYRSKPHCGGQGVYIRHLSRELVALGHDVEVFSGQPYPELDDGVKLTKVPSLDLYREPDPFRIPKLKEFRDLIDVEEFLTMCTAGFPEPKTFGMRVAKLIKARRDDFDIVHDNQVLAHGMVDIMDAGIPLITTLHHPITFDRKLDLAAAPNWRKKLSLHRWYAFLKMQGKVARRAVKILSPSESSARDIVTDFGVDPGRIEVIPLGADDVFAPPTKPRVPGRIVAMASADAPIKGVHTLLEAFAKLRTERDLELVMVTKPESGGRTEKLIDKLAIGDAVSFVNGISDAELVEVMGSAELAVVPSLYEGFSLPTAELMACETPLVVSRAGAIPEVVGPDGLCADLVEPGNVEELRAAIAALLDDPERRARMGRAGRERVLEKFSWRAVAKATAAAYEEVIDNHEGAR, encoded by the coding sequence ATGCGAGTGGCACTGCTGTCCTATCGAAGCAAGCCCCACTGCGGTGGCCAGGGTGTCTACATCCGACACCTCAGCCGCGAGCTGGTGGCACTCGGCCACGACGTCGAGGTGTTCTCCGGCCAGCCCTACCCCGAGCTCGACGACGGGGTGAAGCTGACCAAGGTGCCGAGCCTCGACCTCTACCGCGAGCCCGACCCCTTCCGGATCCCCAAGCTCAAGGAGTTCCGGGACCTGATCGATGTCGAGGAGTTCCTGACCATGTGCACGGCCGGGTTCCCCGAGCCGAAGACCTTCGGCATGCGCGTGGCCAAGCTGATCAAGGCGCGTCGCGACGACTTCGACATCGTCCACGACAACCAGGTGCTGGCCCACGGGATGGTCGACATCATGGATGCCGGGATTCCCCTGATCACCACCCTGCACCACCCGATCACCTTCGACCGCAAGCTCGACCTGGCGGCTGCGCCCAACTGGCGCAAGAAGCTGAGCCTGCACCGGTGGTACGCCTTCCTCAAGATGCAGGGCAAGGTGGCCCGGCGTGCGGTGAAGATCCTCTCGCCCTCGGAGTCCTCGGCGCGCGACATCGTCACGGACTTCGGTGTCGACCCCGGCAGGATCGAGGTGATCCCGCTCGGCGCCGACGACGTCTTCGCGCCGCCGACCAAGCCACGCGTCCCCGGCCGCATCGTTGCGATGGCCAGCGCCGACGCCCCGATCAAGGGCGTGCACACGTTGCTCGAGGCCTTCGCGAAGCTGCGCACCGAGCGTGACCTGGAGCTGGTCATGGTCACCAAGCCGGAGTCCGGTGGACGCACGGAGAAACTCATCGACAAGCTCGCCATCGGCGATGCCGTGAGCTTCGTGAACGGCATCTCCGACGCCGAGCTCGTCGAGGTGATGGGCTCGGCCGAGCTCGCCGTGGTCCCGTCGCTCTACGAGGGCTTCTCGTTGCCGACGGCGGAGCTGATGGCCTGCGAGACACCGCTCGTGGTCAGCCGCGCCGGTGCCATCCCCGAGGTGGTCGGCCCCGACGGTCTCTGTGCCGACCTGGTGGAGCCGGGCAACGTCGAGGAGCTGCGCGCGGCGATCGCTGCCCTGCTGGACGACCCCGAGCGTCGAGCGCGGATGGGACGTGCCGGTCGTGAACGAGTCCTCGAGAAGTTCAGCTGGCGTGCGGTCGCCAAGGCCACCGCCGCGGCGTACGAAGAAGTGATCGACAACCACGAAGGTGCCAGGTGA
- a CDS encoding MlaD family protein encodes MTRGVKVRLVAFCILSAVGIVYVTANYLGFVDKVLGRGLTVHATLPDSAGVFVGSEVTYRGKKVGKVSGMHVTRDGLKLDMALEEGTEIPEGSAFYVHNLSAVGEQYVDFQPESERPPYAEDGYTFSGGPESLPVGEDEVLIALDEFVSSVDKKHLSSVVKELGVLFHDTGRPLQELLDGGTRFIDEAAAHTDDTIRLLDQGLTVLRTQQGQGENIKAFSRDLAALTDTLRTSDKDVRTVLQTTPGAVREIDALLKDLEPTLPILLANLITTNQVAVNHLGGIETLLVSFPLAVAGGFTGTPGDGWGHVNIQLAQTPGPCHGAGYKPVGEWRQGNDLSDSAIYPARCANPGKSVQRGSQFSPEKGAGSNSTGRAYRGAYDPMTGLTDGAVDQDGNPVSVHSPKNLSILGDDSWKWLLVGPVAQQ; translated from the coding sequence ATGACCCGCGGAGTGAAGGTCCGTCTCGTCGCGTTCTGCATCCTGAGCGCAGTGGGCATCGTCTATGTGACCGCCAACTACCTGGGCTTCGTCGACAAGGTCCTCGGCCGGGGACTCACGGTCCATGCCACCCTGCCTGACTCGGCCGGAGTGTTCGTGGGCAGCGAGGTGACCTACCGGGGCAAGAAGGTGGGGAAGGTCTCGGGCATGCACGTGACCCGTGACGGCCTGAAGCTGGACATGGCCCTCGAGGAGGGCACGGAGATCCCCGAGGGATCCGCGTTCTACGTCCACAACCTGTCCGCCGTGGGAGAGCAGTACGTCGACTTCCAGCCCGAGAGCGAGCGACCGCCGTACGCCGAGGACGGCTACACCTTCAGCGGTGGGCCCGAGTCGCTGCCCGTGGGCGAGGACGAGGTCCTGATCGCGCTCGACGAGTTCGTGTCGTCGGTGGACAAGAAGCACCTGTCGTCGGTGGTCAAGGAGCTCGGCGTCCTCTTCCACGACACGGGACGCCCGCTGCAGGAGCTGCTCGACGGTGGCACCAGGTTCATCGACGAGGCGGCTGCGCACACCGACGACACGATCAGGTTGCTCGACCAGGGCCTGACCGTGCTCCGGACCCAACAGGGCCAGGGGGAGAACATCAAGGCGTTCAGCCGGGACCTGGCCGCCCTGACCGACACTCTCCGCACCAGTGACAAGGACGTGCGCACCGTCCTGCAGACCACTCCGGGAGCGGTGCGCGAGATCGACGCCCTGCTCAAGGACCTCGAGCCGACCCTGCCCATCCTGCTGGCGAACCTGATCACCACGAACCAGGTCGCGGTCAACCACCTGGGCGGGATCGAGACGCTGCTGGTCTCGTTCCCCCTGGCGGTGGCAGGAGGCTTCACCGGAACCCCCGGCGACGGGTGGGGCCACGTCAACATCCAGCTGGCCCAGACGCCCGGTCCGTGTCATGGCGCGGGCTACAAGCCGGTCGGGGAGTGGCGACAGGGCAACGACCTGTCCGACAGTGCCATCTACCCGGCCAGGTGTGCCAACCCGGGCAAGTCCGTGCAGCGCGGCAGCCAGTTCTCACCCGAGAAGGGCGCCGGGTCGAACTCGACCGGGCGTGCCTACCGCGGCGCCTACGACCCGATGACGGGACTGACCGACGGCGCCGTCGACCAGGACGGCAACCCCGTCTCCGTACACTCGCCGAAGAATCTCTCCATTCTCGGCGACGACTCCTGGAAGTGGCTCCTCGTGGGGCCGGTGGCACAACAGTGA
- a CDS encoding class I SAM-dependent methyltransferase, with the protein MLTVDFDRLGLRPGERVLDMGAGAGRHAFEMYRRGADVIAFDRDGDELANVRELFAAMKDAGEVPEGAEADIKEGDALALPFADGEFDRIVAAEILEHITADVEAIKELIRVLRPGGTLAVSVPRWLPEVINWRLSDDYHNATGGHIRIYTDHELIDKVTKGGRDNDGEPGVAMIFDGKGYAHGLHSPYWWIKCAVGVDNDQHPLVRAYHQVLVWDIMRTPRWSVATRLAEKVLNPVIGKSMVLYFTKPDAA; encoded by the coding sequence ATGCTGACCGTTGATTTCGACCGCCTCGGGCTGCGTCCCGGCGAGCGGGTCCTCGACATGGGGGCCGGCGCCGGGCGTCACGCGTTCGAGATGTACCGCCGTGGCGCCGATGTCATCGCCTTCGACCGCGACGGCGACGAGCTGGCCAACGTGCGCGAGCTCTTCGCCGCGATGAAGGATGCCGGCGAGGTGCCCGAGGGAGCCGAGGCCGACATCAAGGAGGGCGACGCGCTGGCGCTGCCCTTCGCCGACGGTGAGTTCGACCGCATCGTGGCCGCCGAGATCCTCGAGCACATCACCGCGGACGTCGAGGCGATCAAGGAGCTCATCCGGGTCCTGCGTCCCGGTGGCACACTGGCCGTCTCGGTGCCGCGCTGGCTCCCCGAGGTGATCAACTGGAGGCTCTCCGACGACTACCACAACGCGACCGGGGGCCACATCCGCATCTACACCGACCACGAGCTGATCGACAAGGTGACCAAGGGTGGTCGTGACAACGACGGTGAACCCGGCGTCGCGATGATCTTCGACGGCAAGGGCTACGCCCACGGGCTGCACTCGCCGTACTGGTGGATCAAGTGCGCGGTCGGCGTGGACAACGACCAGCACCCGCTGGTCAGGGCCTACCACCAGGTGCTGGTGTGGGACATCATGAGGACGCCACGCTGGAGCGTCGCGACCCGCCTCGCCGAGAAGGTGCTCAACCCGGTGATCGGCAAGAGCATGGTCCTCTACTTCACCAAGCCGGATGCTGCCTGA
- a CDS encoding 3-oxoacyl-ACP reductase: MSHDLDLDGRVAVVTGAGAGLGRAEAVALARAGARVVLNDLPGAAEEVAEEIRGFGGEARIAAGDVGERATADLMVSTALEEFGSLDAVVNNAGITRDRMLFNLGDDEWDLVIKVHLRGHFLLTRNAASHWRARSKETGGPVYGRIVNTSSEAFLSGSPGQANYAAAKAGISALTLSAARGLARLGVRANAICPRARTAMTEAVFGEDESGKDVDPYSPDHVAPVVAFLASPAAEAINGQVFVVYGGMVALLAPPVVEQRFDASGATWDLEDLSKQLGGYFVDRDPSLSFSADSVMKLSV; the protein is encoded by the coding sequence ATGTCGCACGACCTCGACCTGGACGGCCGCGTCGCCGTCGTCACCGGTGCGGGAGCCGGCCTGGGGCGGGCCGAAGCCGTCGCCCTGGCGCGAGCCGGCGCCCGCGTCGTGCTCAACGACCTCCCCGGGGCGGCCGAGGAGGTGGCGGAGGAGATCCGTGGCTTCGGGGGAGAAGCGCGCATCGCGGCCGGCGACGTGGGGGAGCGGGCCACCGCGGACCTGATGGTCTCCACCGCCCTGGAGGAGTTCGGCAGCCTGGACGCGGTCGTCAACAACGCCGGGATCACCCGGGACCGGATGCTGTTCAACCTCGGCGACGACGAGTGGGACCTGGTGATCAAGGTGCACCTGCGTGGCCACTTCCTGCTCACCCGGAACGCGGCGTCGCACTGGCGAGCCCGGTCGAAGGAGACGGGTGGACCGGTCTACGGACGCATCGTCAACACCTCGTCCGAGGCGTTCCTCTCCGGATCGCCCGGCCAGGCCAACTACGCCGCGGCCAAGGCCGGGATCAGCGCGTTGACCCTCTCGGCTGCCCGCGGCCTGGCCAGGTTGGGTGTCCGCGCCAACGCCATCTGCCCGCGAGCCCGGACGGCGATGACCGAGGCGGTCTTCGGTGAGGACGAGTCGGGCAAGGACGTCGATCCCTACTCGCCCGACCACGTGGCCCCCGTGGTCGCCTTCCTGGCCTCGCCCGCTGCCGAGGCCATCAACGGCCAGGTGTTCGTGGTCTACGGCGGCATGGTGGCGCTGCTGGCCCCGCCGGTGGTGGAGCAACGCTTCGATGCCAGCGGGGCGACCTGGGACCTCGAGGACCTGTCGAAGCAGCTCGGTGGCTACTTCGTGGATCGGGATCCTTCTCTCAGCTTCTCCGCCGACTCCGTGATGAAGCTGTCCGTCTGA
- a CDS encoding MCE family protein, translating to MRRRLKARVLVVMAVVLAVLLSSCKFDGAYDLPLPGSGGLDEDESYEVTAEFEDVLNVVPRSPVMVDDVPVGQVTEVERVGWHAKVTLRVRDDVELPSNAVAMIRQTSLLGEKYVSLEPDPAKPAVGRLEDNDNIDMASTGRNPEVEEVLGALSFLLSGGGVAQLGTITGELNKVMSGRTDRLRSLLSSLDSVVGTIDDQKADIIRAMESLNDLASTLNDERDVIGEALDTMGPAVKVIADQHDELVKMLGGLDELGRVGTRVIGATKDDLVASLRSLKPIMTKLNEAGKSLPAGLSLMLSFPFPDEAQDIVKGDYGNTEIRLDINLDNYLTDAPVISLPDPGELVKALGKCLGSGDLTSPACLKFLTNLDLFRELRAACKKQENETKDVCRILRLLPGDQLPSLADLTDLLGLPGLPSLPDLPGLSALSGLRQAATSPFGTRDADLYGKGLA from the coding sequence ATGAGGCGACGGTTGAAGGCGCGCGTCCTCGTGGTGATGGCCGTGGTCCTGGCCGTGCTCCTGTCGAGCTGCAAGTTCGACGGCGCCTACGACCTGCCGCTGCCGGGCTCCGGTGGCCTGGACGAGGACGAGTCCTACGAGGTGACCGCTGAGTTCGAGGACGTCCTCAACGTGGTCCCGCGCTCGCCGGTGATGGTGGACGACGTGCCGGTCGGGCAGGTGACCGAGGTGGAGCGGGTCGGCTGGCACGCCAAGGTGACCTTGCGTGTGCGCGACGACGTCGAGCTGCCCAGCAACGCCGTCGCGATGATCCGCCAGACCAGCCTGCTCGGCGAGAAGTATGTCTCCCTCGAGCCCGATCCTGCCAAGCCAGCGGTCGGCCGACTGGAGGACAACGACAACATCGACATGGCGTCGACCGGTCGCAACCCAGAGGTCGAGGAGGTGCTGGGCGCGCTGTCCTTCCTGCTCAGCGGTGGTGGAGTGGCGCAGCTCGGCACGATCACCGGCGAGCTCAACAAGGTGATGAGCGGCCGCACGGACCGGCTCAGGTCGCTGTTGTCCAGCCTGGACTCCGTGGTCGGCACGATCGACGACCAGAAGGCGGACATCATCCGTGCGATGGAGTCGCTCAATGACCTCGCCAGCACCCTCAACGACGAGCGCGACGTGATCGGCGAGGCCCTCGACACGATGGGACCGGCGGTCAAGGTGATCGCCGACCAGCACGACGAGCTCGTCAAGATGCTGGGTGGGCTCGACGAGCTGGGACGGGTCGGGACACGCGTGATCGGTGCGACCAAGGATGACCTGGTTGCCTCTCTGCGGTCGCTCAAGCCGATCATGACCAAGCTGAACGAGGCGGGCAAGTCACTGCCGGCCGGGCTGTCGCTGATGCTCAGCTTCCCCTTCCCCGACGAGGCCCAGGACATCGTCAAGGGTGACTACGGGAACACCGAGATCCGCTTGGACATCAACCTCGACAACTACCTCACCGATGCGCCGGTCATCTCACTGCCGGACCCGGGTGAACTGGTGAAGGCCCTCGGCAAGTGCCTGGGCAGTGGTGACCTGACCAGCCCGGCGTGCCTCAAGTTCCTGACCAACCTGGACCTCTTCCGCGAGCTCCGGGCAGCCTGCAAGAAGCAGGAGAACGAGACCAAGGACGTGTGCCGGATCCTGCGACTGCTCCCCGGTGACCAGCTTCCCTCGTTGGCCGACCTGACCGACCTGCTCGGTCTCCCGGGCCTGCCGAGCCTGCCCGACCTCCCCGGCCTGTCGGCCCTGTCCGGCTTGCGACAGGCTGCGACGAGTCCCTTCGGGACGCGCGACGCCGATCTCTACGGGAAGGGGCTGGCCTGA
- a CDS encoding NAD(P)/FAD-dependent oxidoreductase: MSPTETSSVATVETDLIIIGAGPTGLFSAYYAGFRGLRVAMIDSLPELGGQISAMYPEKAILDVAGFPHVKGRDLVTGLVEQANTANPTYVLGRSAVSLSVDGDVVTVGLDDGTTVRGAAVLITAGIGKFSPRALPAADGWTGRGVEFFVPSFAPYADKDVVIVGGGDSAFDWAIHLEPIAKSVTLVHRRDAFRAHERSVERVRQSSVEIITRAEVSALRGQDCLEEVEVTVDGEATTRPAQAVVAALGFIADLGPMKEWGLQLEKRHVVVDSAMRTNLPRVFAAGDITEYPGKVRLIAVGFGEAATAVNNAAVAIDPSAHVFPGHSSEGS, from the coding sequence ATGTCGCCCACTGAGACCTCCTCCGTCGCCACCGTCGAGACCGATCTGATCATCATCGGCGCGGGGCCGACCGGCCTGTTCAGCGCCTACTACGCAGGGTTTCGCGGGCTGAGGGTCGCGATGATCGACTCGCTGCCCGAGCTCGGGGGCCAGATCAGCGCGATGTATCCCGAGAAGGCGATCCTCGACGTGGCCGGCTTCCCCCACGTGAAGGGTCGCGACCTCGTGACGGGGCTCGTCGAGCAGGCGAACACCGCCAACCCGACGTACGTCCTGGGACGAAGCGCGGTGAGCCTCTCCGTCGACGGCGACGTCGTCACGGTCGGGCTCGACGACGGGACCACTGTCCGGGGGGCGGCCGTGCTGATCACCGCCGGCATCGGCAAGTTCAGCCCCAGGGCACTGCCGGCCGCCGACGGATGGACGGGCCGTGGAGTTGAGTTCTTCGTGCCCAGCTTCGCCCCCTACGCCGACAAGGACGTCGTGATCGTCGGCGGCGGGGACAGCGCCTTCGACTGGGCGATCCATCTCGAGCCGATCGCGAAGTCCGTCACCCTGGTGCACCGTCGTGACGCGTTCCGTGCCCACGAGCGCAGCGTGGAGCGAGTCAGGCAGTCCAGCGTCGAGATCATCACCAGGGCAGAGGTGAGCGCGTTGCGAGGCCAGGACTGCCTCGAGGAGGTCGAGGTCACCGTGGACGGCGAGGCCACCACGCGGCCCGCCCAGGCAGTCGTCGCCGCGCTGGGCTTCATCGCGGACCTGGGGCCGATGAAGGAGTGGGGCCTCCAGCTCGAGAAGCGACACGTCGTGGTGGACTCCGCGATGCGGACCAACCTGCCCCGGGTCTTCGCCGCCGGGGACATCACCGAGTACCCCGGCAAGGTGCGACTGATCGCCGTCGGCTTCGGCGAGGCCGCGACCGCGGTCAACAACGCCGCTGTCGCCATCGACCCGTCTGCCCACGTGTTCCCGGGCCACTCAAGTGAAGGAAGCTGA
- a CDS encoding ferredoxin, producing MKVKVDFDLCESNALCEALAPDTFQLDDDDYLQVLQDDVTDENRGNIERAVASCPRSAISIVED from the coding sequence ATGAAGGTCAAGGTCGACTTCGATCTCTGTGAGTCCAACGCGCTCTGTGAGGCACTGGCTCCCGACACGTTCCAGCTGGACGACGACGACTACCTCCAGGTGTTGCAGGACGACGTGACCGACGAGAACCGCGGCAACATCGAGCGCGCCGTCGCGTCCTGCCCCCGGTCGGCCATCTCGATCGTGGAGGACTGA
- a CDS encoding pyridoxamine 5'-phosphate oxidase family protein yields MSGRDAIRLDDAELAAFLGENVKVQVATVGTDGTAHLTTLFYVVLDDGRIAFWTYGRSQKIRNLERDPRITCLVEDGTDYFELRGASIKGTAELVREPGRIFEIGAAVATRMVGASSFDQLGDLGAREVRRQAAKRVAVIVTPEQVSSWDHRKMLEQSSAPKEG; encoded by the coding sequence ATGTCAGGTCGCGACGCCATTCGCCTCGACGACGCCGAGCTGGCGGCGTTCCTGGGCGAGAACGTGAAGGTGCAGGTCGCCACCGTCGGGACCGACGGCACCGCCCACCTCACCACGCTGTTCTACGTGGTCCTCGACGACGGCCGGATCGCGTTCTGGACCTACGGCCGGTCGCAGAAGATCCGCAACCTCGAACGTGATCCACGGATCACCTGCCTGGTCGAGGACGGCACCGACTACTTCGAGCTGCGCGGTGCCTCGATCAAGGGAACCGCGGAGCTGGTCCGCGAACCCGGGCGGATCTTCGAGATCGGTGCCGCCGTGGCCACCCGCATGGTCGGCGCGTCCTCGTTCGACCAGCTGGGCGACCTGGGCGCCCGGGAAGTACGCCGCCAGGCGGCCAAGCGGGTCGCAGTCATCGTGACTCCCGAGCAGGTCAGCTCGTGGGACCACCGCAAGATGCTCGAGCAATCGTCAGCACCGAAGGAAGGATGA
- a CDS encoding glucose 1-dehydrogenase, producing the protein MGRLAGKIAIVTGGSQGQGAAIARAFVAEGAQVVIGDIAEEAGEELAAELGDAARFQRHDVSDEESWNSIVDFTSTTFGDVNVLVNNAGVLRFGELHTMALDEFDLLVRINQRGTFLGMRAVAPTMRRNKQGSIVNASSVEGLAGMGSLAAYTGTKFAIRGMTKAAALELGGRGVRVNSVHPGMIDTGMTREHGGDAAMEYGASKVPMRRVGTPEDIAPLYVYLASDESGYVTGAEIAIDGGVTATHAFGG; encoded by the coding sequence ATGGGCCGACTGGCCGGCAAGATCGCGATCGTCACCGGCGGTTCGCAAGGACAGGGCGCGGCCATTGCGCGCGCCTTCGTGGCCGAGGGCGCACAGGTCGTCATCGGGGACATCGCGGAGGAGGCCGGTGAGGAGCTGGCCGCGGAGCTCGGCGATGCGGCGCGCTTCCAACGTCACGACGTGAGCGACGAGGAGTCGTGGAACTCGATCGTCGACTTCACCAGCACCACGTTCGGCGACGTCAACGTGCTCGTCAACAACGCCGGCGTGCTGCGCTTCGGTGAGCTGCACACGATGGCGCTCGACGAGTTCGACCTGCTCGTGCGCATCAACCAGCGTGGCACCTTCCTCGGCATGCGCGCGGTGGCTCCGACGATGCGCAGGAACAAGCAGGGTTCCATCGTCAACGCGTCCTCCGTCGAGGGGCTTGCCGGGATGGGCAGCCTGGCGGCGTACACCGGGACCAAGTTCGCCATCCGCGGCATGACCAAGGCGGCGGCGCTCGAGCTCGGCGGCCGCGGCGTCCGGGTGAACTCGGTGCATCCCGGCATGATCGACACCGGAATGACCCGCGAGCACGGCGGTGACGCGGCCATGGAGTACGGCGCCAGCAAGGTGCCGATGCGACGGGTCGGAACCCCCGAGGACATCGCGCCGTTGTACGTCTACCTGGCCAGTGACGAGAGCGGCTACGTGACCGGGGCCGAGATCGCCATCGACGGTGGCGTCACGGCCACCCACGCCTTCGGCGGCTAG
- a CDS encoding MCE family protein, which produces MLRQINVKLLAVAVALLLLAATFLTIRDSEETKTVSAHFPRAVSIFENTDVRVLGVTVGKVTAVVPEGNSVRVDMEYDAEVKLPDDAKAVIITPTLVADRFVQLTPAYTSGAVLADAADIKLADTGVPVELDRIYSGLRDLTTALGPNGANSDGTLNHLLKVADQNLKGKGAKGNKMINDLARAAVTFGNGSGDLFDTVEHLANFTQTLARNDKYVVAFMKDLAGVSADLADEREELEQALSSVAKAVGSVKTFIKTNRQAISTDVEKLTRVAKNIASEKDALDLALTAGPVGISNLILAFDEKSGSIGSRFGFQGNVADSDGFLCAVVQQSELPKVSKDLACKLFKQILEPVVSKASQGQPAASRTPADDRSGPQSVGQYAPDSGTTLADLTGAR; this is translated from the coding sequence GTGCTCCGACAGATCAACGTGAAGCTCTTGGCGGTCGCGGTCGCCCTGCTGCTGCTCGCTGCGACCTTCCTCACGATCCGTGACTCCGAGGAGACCAAGACGGTCTCGGCACACTTCCCGCGTGCGGTGAGCATCTTCGAGAACACCGACGTCCGGGTGCTCGGCGTGACCGTCGGCAAGGTCACCGCGGTGGTTCCCGAGGGCAACTCCGTGCGGGTCGACATGGAGTACGACGCCGAGGTGAAGCTGCCCGACGACGCCAAGGCAGTGATCATCACCCCCACCCTGGTGGCCGACCGCTTCGTGCAGCTGACGCCCGCCTACACCTCGGGTGCGGTGCTGGCGGATGCGGCAGACATCAAGCTGGCCGACACCGGGGTGCCGGTGGAGCTCGATCGGATCTACTCCGGCCTGCGCGACCTCACCACGGCGCTGGGCCCCAACGGGGCCAACTCCGACGGCACGCTGAACCACCTGCTCAAGGTCGCGGACCAGAACCTCAAGGGCAAGGGGGCCAAGGGCAACAAGATGATCAACGACCTGGCCCGCGCCGCCGTCACCTTCGGCAACGGCAGCGGTGACCTGTTCGACACGGTCGAGCACCTGGCGAACTTCACCCAGACGCTGGCGAGGAACGACAAGTACGTCGTGGCGTTCATGAAGGACCTGGCTGGCGTCTCCGCCGACCTGGCCGACGAACGCGAGGAGCTGGAGCAGGCGCTCTCTTCCGTCGCCAAGGCAGTGGGATCGGTGAAGACATTCATCAAGACCAACCGTCAGGCGATCAGCACCGACGTCGAGAAGCTCACGCGCGTGGCCAAGAACATCGCCTCGGAGAAGGACGCCCTCGACCTGGCGCTGACCGCCGGCCCGGTCGGCATCAGCAACCTGATCCTCGCCTTCGACGAGAAGTCCGGGTCGATCGGCTCACGGTTCGGGTTCCAGGGCAACGTCGCCGACTCGGACGGCTTCCTCTGCGCGGTCGTCCAGCAGTCGGAGCTCCCGAAGGTGAGCAAGGACCTGGCCTGCAAGCTGTTCAAGCAGATCCTCGAACCGGTCGTGTCCAAGGCCAGCCAGGGCCAGCCCGCCGCCAGCCGGACCCCGGCCGACGACCGGTCGGGCCCGCAGTCCGTGGGGCAGTACGCGCCCGACTCCGGCACCACGCTCGCCGACCTGACGGGAGCACGCTGA
- the kstR gene encoding cholesterol catabolism transcriptional regulator KstR — MNALNSLTQEELGSAAQRDRRKRILDATIALASRGGFDAVQMRAVAEQADVALGTLYRYFPSKIHLLVSALGREFERSQAATSGKPIPGDSAEARVNFVLGRTTKILQKDPNLTEALTRAFMFADASVSAEIEHVGMMLTSVLTEAMRASSDHTEPTEEEIAIARVIGDVWLSSLVGWVTGRSSATDVEKSMSVAVRLLLR, encoded by the coding sequence ATGAATGCACTGAACTCCCTCACCCAGGAAGAGCTCGGATCCGCAGCCCAACGCGACCGTCGCAAGCGCATCCTGGACGCCACCATCGCCCTCGCCTCGCGCGGCGGTTTCGATGCGGTGCAGATGCGCGCGGTCGCCGAGCAGGCCGATGTCGCCCTCGGCACCCTCTACCGCTACTTCCCCTCCAAGATCCACCTGCTGGTCTCGGCGTTGGGTCGCGAGTTCGAGCGTTCCCAGGCGGCGACGTCGGGCAAGCCGATCCCGGGTGACTCCGCCGAGGCGCGGGTCAACTTCGTGCTCGGCCGCACCACCAAGATCCTGCAGAAGGACCCCAACCTCACCGAGGCACTGACTCGCGCCTTCATGTTCGCCGACGCCAGTGTCTCCGCCGAGATCGAGCACGTCGGCATGATGCTCACCAGCGTCCTCACCGAGGCGATGAGGGCCAGCAGCGACCACACCGAGCCCACCGAGGAGGAGATCGCCATCGCCCGTGTCATCGGCGACGTCTGGCTCTCCTCCCTGGTCGGCTGGGTCACCGGCCGCTCGTCGGCGACCGACGTGGAGAAGTCGATGTCGGTCGCCGTGCGCCTGCTCCTGCGCTGA